The nucleotide window AACCGGCGGCGGCTGGTCGGCCAAGCAATCCGAGCCGGTCATTGGTTCTGGCGCCAGCAGCCAGGCGGCGCGCGCCGCGGCGCGCCGGGCCGCGCTGGATCAAGGCTTCGAACTGGATCTGTGGGAACGCCTGCGCAACGGCTTTGCCATGCAGATGCCGAACGACCCGCAGATCCAGACCGAGCTGCGTTGGTACCTTGACCACCCGTTGTTCCTGGAGAATGCGTGGGGACGCGGCAGCCGCTATCTGTACTACATCCTGAACGAGGTCGAACGACGCGGCCTGCCAACCGAACTGGCACTGCTGCCGGTCGTCGAAAGCGCGTTTCAGACCAATGCCGTGTCGCGCAGCAATGCGGTGGGGCTGTGGCAGTTCCTGGCCGAAACCGGCAAAGACTATGGCCTGCACCAGACCACCTGGGTGGACCAGCGTCGCGACGTGATTGACTCCACCCGCGCGGCGCTCGATTACCTGACCACGCTGTCCCAGCAGTTCAACGGCGACTGGGCGCTGGCGCTGGCCGCTTATAACGGCGGGCCCGGATACATCTCGCGCATGTGCGAGACCAATCGATCCAACGGCCGCGGCACGGGCTTCCTGGACTTGCCATTGCGCGGCGAGACACGCTGCTACGTGCCCAAACTGCTGGCCCTGCGCAAACTGCTCGAGAATCCTGAAGCCTACGGCATCAGCCTGCCCGACATCCCGAACGCCCCTTACTTCACCGCGCTGGACGTGGACGGCGCCATCCGGCTGGACACCCTGGCGGTGGTCCAGGATCTCAGCCCGGAGGAAATCCGCTCGCTCAACGCGGGCTTTCACCGCGGGACCACCCCGCCCGGCGGGCCGCATCGGCTACTGATACCGGCCAGCCTTGCCGATGAAGCCCGGCGTCAGCTGGCCAGTCTGCCGCGCATCGCGGTTCCTGCCGAAATGACTGTCAGCGACATACCGCAGCGACGGGTGCAGTGGCGTCGGCACCAGGTGCGCCCGGGCGAAACCCTGACCGGCCTGGCCCAGCGCTATCGGGTCAGCATCTCGGATCTGCGCCAGGCGAACGGGCTACACACCGGCATGCTCAAACAAGGCCAGGATCTGATGATCC belongs to Immundisolibacter sp. and includes:
- a CDS encoding LysM peptidoglycan-binding domain-containing protein → TGGGWSAKQSEPVIGSGASSQAARAAARRAALDQGFELDLWERLRNGFAMQMPNDPQIQTELRWYLDHPLFLENAWGRGSRYLYYILNEVERRGLPTELALLPVVESAFQTNAVSRSNAVGLWQFLAETGKDYGLHQTTWVDQRRDVIDSTRAALDYLTTLSQQFNGDWALALAAYNGGPGYISRMCETNRSNGRGTGFLDLPLRGETRCYVPKLLALRKLLENPEAYGISLPDIPNAPYFTALDVDGAIRLDTLAVVQDLSPEEIRSLNAGFHRGTTPPGGPHRLLIPASLADEARRQLASLPRIAVPAEMTVSDIPQRRVQWRRHQVRPGETLTGLAQRYRVSISDLRQANGLHTGMLKQGQDLMIPIAYAADTKPGPRRGCDGERIVHRVAAGDTLWGISRRYQVDPKQISACNPGVAAGALAVGQQVHVFRPAEATAVADATRLRTYTVRAGDNAWRIAQNFGVSLEQLQLWNGARLTQTLKPGDRLTVRDGG